The following proteins are co-located in the Neomonachus schauinslandi chromosome 8, ASM220157v2, whole genome shotgun sequence genome:
- the OARD1 gene encoding ADP-ribose glycohydrolase OARD1 isoform X2, translating to MAGSPNEDSEGSRITYVKGDLFACPKTDSLAHCISEDCRMGAGIAVLFKKKFGGVQELLNQQKKSGEVAVLKRDGRYIYYLITKKRASHKPTYENLQKSLEAMKSHCLKNGVTDLSMPRE from the exons ATGGCCGGCAGCCCTAATGAAGATTCAGAAGGAAGCAGA ATCACTTATGTGAAAGGAGACCTTTTTGCATGCCCCAAAACAGACTCTTTAGCGCACTGTATCAGTGAGGATTGTCGAATGGGTGCTGGGATAGCTGTCCTCttcaagaagaaatttggagGGGTGCAGGAACTGTTAAATCAAC aaaagaaatCTGGAGAAGTGGCTGTTCTGAAGAGAGATGGGCGATACATATATTACTTG ATTACAAAGAAAAGGGCTTCACATAAGCCAACTTATGAAAACTTACAGAAGAGTTTAGAGGCCATGAAGTCCCACTGTCTGAAGAATGGAGTCACCGATCTCTCCATGCCCAG gGAGTAG
- the OARD1 gene encoding ADP-ribose glycohydrolase OARD1 isoform X1 codes for MAGSPNEDSEGSRITYVKGDLFACPKTDSLAHCISEDCRMGAGIAVLFKKKFGGVQELLNQQKKSGEVAVLKRDGRYIYYLITKKRASHKPTYENLQKSLEAMKSHCLKNGVTDLSMPRIGCGLDRLQWENVSAMIEEVFEATDIRITVYTL; via the exons ATGGCCGGCAGCCCTAATGAAGATTCAGAAGGAAGCAGA ATCACTTATGTGAAAGGAGACCTTTTTGCATGCCCCAAAACAGACTCTTTAGCGCACTGTATCAGTGAGGATTGTCGAATGGGTGCTGGGATAGCTGTCCTCttcaagaagaaatttggagGGGTGCAGGAACTGTTAAATCAAC aaaagaaatCTGGAGAAGTGGCTGTTCTGAAGAGAGATGGGCGATACATATATTACTTG ATTACAAAGAAAAGGGCTTCACATAAGCCAACTTATGAAAACTTACAGAAGAGTTTAGAGGCCATGAAGTCCCACTGTCTGAAGAATGGAGTCACCGATCTCTCCATGCCCAG GATTGGATGTGGTCTTGATCGTCTGCAATGGGAAAATGTATCTGCAATGATTGAAGAGGTGTTTGAAGCCACAGACATCAGAATTACTGTGTACACACTGTGA
- the LOC110582181 gene encoding guanine nucleotide-binding protein G(I)/G(S)/G(O) subunit gamma-10-like has product MSSGASMNALQRLVEQLKLEAGVERIKVSQAATELQQYCMQNACKDALLVGVPAGSNPFREPRSCALF; this is encoded by the coding sequence ATGTCTTCCGGGGCCAGCATGAACGCCCTGCAGCGTCTGGTGGAGCAGCTCAAGCTGGAGGCCGGCGTGGAGAGGATCAAGGTCTCGCAGGCAGCTACAGAGCTTCAACAGTACTGCATGCAGAATGCCTGCAAGGATGCCTTGCTGGTAGGTGTTCCAGCTGGAAGCAACCCCTTCCGGGAGCCCAGATCCTGTGCTTTATTCTAA